The genomic region AAAAAAATTACCAATAAGAAATTTTTTTTGATTCTAATGTTTATACTTTTTTCAGTAATGTGGATTTTGAGTTTCATTATACCTTTCTCTCCTAGCATAGAGATTATATTCATATATAATGGACTAGCAACTCTTTTTATTAGTATTGTAATTGTATTATTATTCAAAGAGTGGGATAATTATTAAGAAGCGTTAGAGATTTGTAGTAACAGTTTTTGGGAACCCCCCCAAATGACATTACACATTCTAAAAAATAAACTATTGATATAACCATGTATTATTGAAAAATGCAAATTGATTGTTATTAATATCTTATGGAAAATAATAAAATTCTTAAATTTAGTATAATAATTATATTTTTATTGTGTTAATGTTGGCAAATGTTTTCAAAAGAGGAATTCGATGAAAAAAGAGGTCAATTTACTATACGGACAATTAATTATTTTTATTATGTTGTTGTTCTATTTTGTGATTTCTGGAGATCCATTAGCTCTTTTTGTTAGTTTGGCAGCACTAGTAATGGTTATTTTATTTTATTTTTATTTTTACAAGAGGCTGTCCCATAATTAATTAATTTTTTGAGGATCTTATTTTTTAAGGGTTATATTTATATTTAGGGAGTTACTATATTTTATTTAGTTGTTTGTAGTTTTTTGGTGGTGTTTTTTATGGCTTTGAGGGAAGATCGTATTGGTCAGACTTGGTTGGTGCCTAGGCGTGTTACAGATTTTATTCCGGAGAACCATATTTGTTATTTTATTGCTAATTTGGTGGAAGAGTTAGATTTTAAAAATATCGACCAGAAATACCGTTATACTAGGGGTAAGGCTGCTTATTCTCGTCGAATGTTACTTCGAATTGTTATAATGGCTTCAGTTGATGGTGTGTTCTCTTCTCGACGTGTTGCACGGCTTGCAGAAGAAAATGTGGTGTATATGTACCTTTCGGGGATGGATAAACCAGATTTCAGGACAATTTGCCGGTTTAAAATCGAATGCAAAAACGAAATAGAAGAAGCATTTAAAATGACTGTAAATGTTGCTAAAAATATAGGACTAGTCCAATTAAATCATATCGCTATAGATGGTACTAAAATCAAAGCTAACGCTTCATCATCAAATTTAATAAACCAAAAAGAAATTCAGACAATTCGAGAGATTATAAAGAAGGGAATTGAAACTGATAAGGAAGAAGACAAAATTTATGGAGACGTGAGGGGTGATGAAGTACCATCTGAACTTACTTCTCGTGAAAAAGTCCGTGAAATAATCCAAAATGTGAGAAAAGAAAACGCCTATAGTAATAATGAAAATAAACTTCGTCATCTTCTTTCAAGCTCCTAGAAGAGGCAATTGATAGCCTGGAAGGGAAAAATTATGTTTTTGAGAAATTGGATAAATGCGAAAGGGAGCTTAAAAAGACACCACAACAAACTGTTAGTATAACTGACCCTGAATCACGATGGATGAAGAATAAAAAAGGTCGTATGGAGTTTTCATATAATATGCAAATTGCAGTGGACCATAATTCAGGAATAATACTTGCTAGCACCATAACACAAGATCCAACTGA from Methanobacterium sp. harbors:
- a CDS encoding transposase, with the translated sequence MALREDRIGQTWLVPRRVTDFIPENHICYFIANLVEELDFKNIDQKYRYTRGKAAYSRRMLLRIVIMASVDGVFSSRRVARLAEENVVYMYLSGMDKPDFRTICRFKIECKNEIEEAFKMTVNVAKNIGLVQLNHIAIDGTKIKANASSSNLINQKEIQTIREIIKKGIETDKEEDKIYGDVRGDEVPSELTSREKVREIIQNVRKENAYSNNENKLRHLLSSS